One segment of Pseudomonas asgharzadehiana DNA contains the following:
- a CDS encoding SphA family protein: protein MSNNNNASAARMTLFTLGLLGCCAAAQATENGAPTTAVGVYDFGAGMMPPATPFGTLGLRTAFYSANVQKDRHGRSVDNHFSLDVLSIGVAYMRMTDHTVLGANYGYGVVVPFFKMDASVKVPTPVGPLHLEADPFRMADMQFLPLILQWNLSPNLFINTQLQIQAPTGDYDKNRLISPGLNHWTFSPIVNATYITDSGFEVSSSFEVDVNTRNPATDYKNGVEYRHEFAVGQHVGPWTLGLGGYYYRQFSDDDAPGLQSGNRARVLAVGPAVSYFKPGLPPIWLHAYKETDARNRAEGYTVALRISQSF, encoded by the coding sequence ATGAGCAACAACAATAACGCAAGCGCCGCACGCATGACGCTGTTCACCCTGGGGTTGCTCGGCTGCTGCGCCGCGGCCCAGGCTACCGAGAACGGTGCGCCGACCACGGCGGTCGGGGTGTATGACTTCGGCGCGGGGATGATGCCGCCGGCCACGCCGTTCGGCACGCTGGGGCTGCGAACGGCGTTCTATTCGGCCAACGTGCAGAAGGATCGCCACGGGCGCTCCGTCGACAACCACTTCTCACTGGATGTGTTGTCCATCGGCGTCGCCTACATGCGCATGACGGATCACACCGTGCTGGGCGCCAACTACGGCTACGGGGTGGTGGTGCCGTTCTTCAAGATGGACGCTTCCGTCAAGGTGCCGACGCCGGTCGGGCCCTTGCATCTGGAAGCCGATCCGTTCCGAATGGCCGACATGCAATTTCTGCCGCTGATCCTGCAGTGGAACCTGTCGCCGAACCTGTTCATCAACACCCAGTTGCAGATCCAGGCACCCACCGGCGACTACGACAAGAATCGCTTGATTTCCCCGGGGCTCAACCACTGGACGTTCTCGCCGATCGTCAACGCCACCTACATCACCGACAGTGGCTTTGAGGTGTCTTCAAGCTTTGAAGTCGACGTCAACACGCGCAACCCCGCGACCGACTACAAAAACGGTGTCGAGTACCGCCACGAATTTGCCGTGGGCCAGCATGTGGGTCCCTGGACCCTGGGCCTGGGCGGTTACTACTACCGCCAGTTCAGCGATGACGACGCGCCGGGGCTGCAATCGGGCAATCGCGCACGAGTGTTGGCGGTGGGGCCGGCGGTGAGCTACTTCAAGCCCGGCCTGCCACCCATCTGGCTGCATGCCTACAAGGAAACCGACGCCCGCAACCGGGCCGAAGGCTACACCGTGGCGCTGCGTATTTCTCAAAGCTTTTAA
- a CDS encoding MFS transporter, which produces MNPLRSDSASPRQATGRREGLVLMLGSSLTIMGAVMVAPVLPKLGAEFGPLQSHADMLVPLVVTGPALAIAVCAPLAGWLADRVGRKNLLILATLLYAVLGALPAVLDNLPTIVGIRLLFGAAEAAVMTCCATLIADYWHGEERMRYINRQVVTIGLVGALFFVVGGAMGEHSWRQPFLLYLLPLLLVPVMMKVLWEPAASRQPVDRPEEGRVAILPVVIGYLLILCGMILSFVVPIQAPILLVGLGVTSSTMIGLSAGLSLLATLGGSLAWPLLRRRIGIAGCNALLLTLLGLGLWLLMRGQSYNAVLLAVLIHGLGAGLLVPNAMAPVMNALSARTRGRGLGGFTSCLYFGQFVSPLVVALLSARSGDLRLSIQWLAFASVVSALVWALAGLQARRKAATRTFGSSHS; this is translated from the coding sequence ATGAACCCATTACGTTCTGATAGCGCATCACCCCGTCAAGCCACCGGGCGCCGCGAAGGGCTGGTGCTGATGCTGGGCAGTAGCCTGACCATCATGGGCGCGGTCATGGTGGCGCCGGTGCTGCCCAAGCTCGGCGCCGAGTTCGGCCCGCTGCAATCGCATGCCGACATGCTGGTGCCGCTGGTGGTTACCGGGCCGGCATTGGCGATTGCAGTGTGCGCGCCCCTGGCCGGCTGGTTGGCCGACCGGGTCGGGCGCAAAAACTTGCTGATCCTCGCTACCTTGCTCTACGCCGTGCTCGGCGCGTTGCCGGCGGTACTGGACAATTTGCCGACCATTGTGGGGATACGCCTGTTGTTCGGTGCCGCCGAAGCGGCGGTCATGACCTGTTGCGCCACGCTGATCGCCGACTATTGGCACGGCGAGGAACGCATGCGCTACATCAACCGGCAAGTGGTGACCATCGGCCTGGTGGGCGCGCTGTTCTTCGTAGTGGGCGGGGCGATGGGCGAGCATTCCTGGCGCCAACCGTTCCTGCTGTACCTGCTGCCATTGTTGCTGGTGCCGGTGATGATGAAAGTGCTGTGGGAGCCCGCGGCCAGCCGACAGCCCGTCGATAGGCCTGAAGAGGGGCGGGTGGCGATCCTGCCCGTGGTGATCGGTTACCTGCTGATTCTGTGCGGCATGATCCTGAGTTTTGTGGTGCCGATCCAGGCGCCGATTCTGCTGGTCGGCCTGGGCGTAACGTCGAGCACGATGATCGGGCTGTCAGCGGGGTTGAGCCTGCTGGCGACCCTCGGCGGTTCGCTGGCCTGGCCGTTGCTGCGCCGCCGCATCGGTATCGCCGGCTGCAACGCGTTGCTGCTGACGTTGCTGGGGTTGGGGCTGTGGCTGCTGATGCGCGGGCAAAGCTACAACGCAGTACTGCTGGCGGTGCTGATTCATGGCCTGGGCGCCGGGCTGCTGGTGCCCAACGCGATGGCGCCGGTGATGAATGCCCTCAGCGCCAGAACCCGTGGGCGCGGCCTGGGCGGGTTCACCTCTTGCCTGTATTTCGGCCAGTTCGTCAGCCCGTTGGTGGTGGCACTGCTCAGTGCCCGCTCTGGCGACCTGCGCCTTTCCATTCAGTGGCTGGCGTTCGCCAGTGTGGTCTCCGCCCTGGTCTGGGCGCTGGCCGGCCTGCAAGCGCGACGCAAGGCGGCGACCCGAACGTTCGGCTCAAGTCATTCGTAA
- a CDS encoding amidase → MDIHNLLDTEDATGLAEWLRRGELQPGELLEAVIDRIELVEPQLNAVAERLYDSAREAARTLQPGAGVFAGVPTLIKDLFSPVNGAAMTNGSQALGGFRADFDAELVTRLRRAGCVIAGTSTSPEFGTSYSTESNRFGATRNPWNISHSAGGSSGGAAALVAARVVPFAHGNDGGGSLRVPASCCGVFGLKPSRGLLPSGPMIGEGWAGMGTPHAITLSVRDSAALLDATAGIDLGAPYAAPLQAQPYVSALQRDPRPLRIALVEQLGPWATSSEAVESVRAAARLCESLGHHVEPVKLPVALPEFLDQVFTIIGASTRHYLDVLGQMRGFAVQPEELEARTRIILRSKGEVSGAQYAGAVEWIHTLGRQLAVFMQNYDLILTPTLARAPVPIGELDLQDDRLSLDELIERFHSYSPFTALFNASGQPAMSVPLHWSAAGLPMGAHFAARFGEESTLFALAAQLERAQPWRGRVPPINACAAR, encoded by the coding sequence ATGGACATCCACAACCTGCTGGACACCGAAGACGCCACCGGCTTGGCCGAGTGGCTGCGGCGCGGCGAGCTGCAACCCGGCGAGCTGCTGGAGGCGGTCATCGACCGCATCGAGCTGGTCGAGCCGCAGCTCAATGCCGTGGCCGAGCGCCTGTACGATTCGGCCCGTGAAGCCGCTCGCACCCTGCAGCCCGGTGCCGGGGTGTTTGCCGGCGTGCCGACGTTGATCAAGGACCTGTTCTCGCCGGTCAACGGCGCGGCCATGACCAATGGTTCCCAGGCGCTGGGAGGGTTTCGCGCCGACTTCGACGCTGAGCTCGTGACCCGTCTGCGCCGAGCCGGTTGCGTGATTGCCGGTACCAGCACCTCGCCCGAATTCGGCACCTCGTACTCCACCGAGTCCAACCGCTTTGGTGCCACGCGCAACCCTTGGAACATCAGCCACAGCGCGGGCGGTTCCAGCGGCGGCGCGGCGGCCCTGGTGGCGGCGCGCGTGGTGCCGTTTGCCCATGGCAACGATGGCGGTGGTTCGCTGCGCGTGCCGGCCTCCTGCTGCGGGGTGTTTGGCCTCAAGCCGAGTCGCGGGTTGTTACCTTCGGGGCCGATGATTGGCGAAGGGTGGGCGGGGATGGGCACGCCCCACGCCATCACCTTGTCGGTACGCGACAGTGCCGCGTTGCTGGATGCGACGGCGGGTATCGACCTTGGGGCGCCATACGCCGCGCCCTTGCAGGCGCAGCCCTATGTCTCGGCGCTGCAACGTGATCCACGGCCGCTGCGGATTGCACTGGTGGAGCAACTCGGGCCGTGGGCGACATCCAGCGAAGCGGTCGAATCCGTGCGCGCGGCGGCCAGGCTGTGCGAATCCCTGGGTCACCATGTCGAGCCGGTGAAGCTGCCGGTGGCGCTGCCGGAGTTTCTCGATCAGGTGTTTACCATCATTGGCGCCAGCACCCGTCATTACCTCGACGTATTGGGCCAGATGCGCGGCTTTGCGGTGCAGCCCGAGGAGCTGGAGGCGCGTACGCGGATCATCTTGCGCAGCAAGGGCGAGGTCAGTGGTGCGCAGTACGCCGGCGCGGTGGAATGGATCCATACCTTGGGCCGTCAACTGGCGGTGTTCATGCAGAACTACGACTTGATCCTCACGCCGACCCTGGCCCGTGCGCCGGTACCGATCGGTGAGCTGGACCTGCAGGACGACCGCCTGAGCCTGGATGAGTTGATCGAGCGCTTCCACAGCTACTCGCCGTTCACCGCACTGTTCAATGCCAGCGGGCAACCGGCGATGTCGGTACCGTTGCACTGGAGCGCGGCCGGCCTGCCGATGGGGGCGCATTTTGCTGCGCGTTTTGGCGAAGAAAGTACCTTGTTCGCGCTTGCTGCACAGTTGGAGCGGGCGCAGCCGTGGCGGGGGCGGGTACCGCCGATCAATGCCTGTGCCGCGCGCTAA
- a CDS encoding oligopeptide/dipeptide ABC transporter ATP-binding protein — translation MNDIATLATRPPILGLQDVRVHYPMGTDWLGRPKAVAHALNGIDLQVQAGETLGIVGESGCGKSTLAQLLMGLIKPTSGRLDWVYNTDSERSSHVQIVFQDPQSSLDPRLPIWKIITEPLYVQRSAPRQNMRDIAAKVAAQVGIRAEYLDRYPHQFSGGQRQRIAIARALSSNPDIIVLDEPTSALDISVQAQILNLLSELQRARQLTYILISHNVSVVRHMADRVAVMYLGQVVELGSAAQVLEHPRHPYTRLLLEAVPRLGAPVDDAHVSAPTELPGNRNLPKGCFFRDRCPQATVGCERPQALLPASRSSGTEQVRCHLASAEQGLPTQPAG, via the coding sequence ATGAATGACATCGCCACGCTCGCCACCCGCCCGCCCATCCTGGGCTTGCAGGACGTCAGGGTGCACTACCCGATGGGCACTGACTGGTTGGGAAGACCCAAAGCCGTGGCACACGCGCTCAATGGCATTGACCTGCAGGTGCAGGCCGGTGAAACCCTGGGCATCGTCGGCGAATCAGGCTGCGGCAAGAGCACCCTGGCGCAACTGTTGATGGGTTTGATCAAACCGACGTCGGGCCGGCTCGACTGGGTATACAACACCGACAGCGAGCGCAGCAGCCATGTGCAGATCGTCTTCCAGGACCCGCAGTCCTCGTTGGACCCGCGCCTGCCGATCTGGAAAATCATCACTGAACCGCTCTACGTACAACGTAGCGCTCCCCGCCAGAATATGCGCGACATCGCCGCCAAAGTCGCCGCGCAGGTCGGCATCCGGGCTGAGTACCTCGACCGCTACCCTCACCAGTTTTCCGGTGGGCAGCGCCAACGCATCGCGATCGCGCGGGCACTGTCGTCGAACCCGGACATTATCGTCCTGGACGAGCCCACCTCCGCGCTGGACATTTCGGTACAGGCGCAAATCCTCAATCTGTTGAGTGAGCTGCAGCGCGCTCGGCAACTGACCTATATCCTCATTTCCCACAACGTATCGGTGGTGCGCCATATGGCGGACCGGGTGGCCGTCATGTACCTGGGACAGGTGGTGGAGCTGGGTTCTGCGGCTCAGGTGCTGGAGCATCCGCGCCATCCCTATACGCGCTTGTTGCTCGAAGCCGTTCCCCGTCTGGGAGCCCCCGTGGACGATGCGCATGTCTCGGCACCGACCGAGTTGCCCGGCAATCGCAACTTGCCCAAAGGCTGCTTTTTCCGTGATCGCTGCCCGCAGGCGACGGTTGGCTGTGAACGACCTCAAGCGTTACTGCCGGCCAGCCGCTCCAGTGGCACTGAGCAAGTCAGATGCCACCTGGCGTCAGCCGAGCAAGGGCTGCCAACCCAACCGGCCGGTTAG
- a CDS encoding ABC transporter ATP-binding protein, translating to MPIQPQVTAHSREPVLSIDNLRIEFPAYRSTVKALNGVSLEVKAGEIVGVIGESGSGKSVTAMLSMRLLPERAYAVKSGALRILGRDMLGALEKDLLKVRGKDVAMIFQEPMTALNPTRRIGRQMLDVIIHHQKLSTCAARAKAIALLRDMHIADPEQVMHSYPFELSGGMRQRVMIALAFSCDPQLLIADEPTTALDVTVQRQVLLLLREKARQRGTAILLITHDMALVSQFCDRVYVMYTGAVVEQGMTAQVMADPRHPYTKGLLCGLPEQVEPGQDLMTIPGQVPNLAALPEGCTFRERCPHAMARCAERPPMQSVDARTGHQSACWLVEAPSPSSLELHS from the coding sequence ATGCCTATCCAGCCACAGGTCACTGCCCATTCACGCGAACCCGTGCTGTCCATCGACAACCTGCGGATTGAATTCCCGGCATACCGCAGCACCGTAAAAGCGCTCAACGGTGTCTCCCTGGAGGTCAAGGCCGGCGAAATTGTCGGCGTGATCGGTGAGTCGGGCTCGGGAAAATCGGTGACCGCCATGCTGAGCATGCGCTTGCTGCCGGAACGCGCCTACGCGGTCAAAAGCGGGGCGCTGCGCATTCTGGGACGAGACATGCTGGGCGCCTTGGAAAAAGATCTGCTCAAGGTGCGTGGCAAAGACGTCGCGATGATTTTTCAAGAGCCGATGACCGCACTCAACCCGACCCGGCGTATCGGCCGGCAGATGCTCGATGTGATCATTCATCACCAAAAGCTGAGCACGTGCGCAGCCCGCGCCAAAGCCATCGCCTTGCTGCGCGACATGCACATCGCCGACCCCGAGCAGGTCATGCACAGTTACCCGTTCGAACTGTCCGGCGGCATGCGCCAGCGGGTCATGATCGCCTTGGCGTTCTCCTGCGATCCGCAATTGTTGATCGCCGACGAGCCGACCACCGCGCTCGACGTCACCGTGCAGCGCCAGGTCTTGTTGCTGCTGCGCGAAAAGGCTCGCCAACGGGGCACGGCGATCCTGCTGATTACCCATGACATGGCTCTGGTCTCGCAGTTTTGCGACCGGGTGTACGTGATGTACACCGGCGCGGTGGTCGAGCAAGGCATGACCGCCCAGGTAATGGCTGATCCCCGTCATCCCTACACGAAGGGGTTGCTCTGCGGCTTGCCGGAACAGGTCGAGCCAGGTCAGGACCTGATGACCATCCCAGGCCAGGTGCCCAACCTGGCCGCCTTGCCCGAAGGCTGCACGTTTCGCGAGCGCTGCCCCCATGCCATGGCGCGATGTGCCGAGCGCCCGCCGATGCAGTCCGTCGATGCCCGAACCGGCCACCAAAGCGCGTGTTGGTTGGTCGAGGCGCCCTCCCCCTCATCCCTGGAGTTGCACTCATGA
- the ddpC gene encoding D,D-dipeptide ABC transporter permease, with protein MSDSLVAPAVKPLPKMNRWQDKLAYLAHQLRRSPLTMAGLLITLAVLLVMLFAPWLAPHDPNALNLAQRLAAPSAQHWFGTDEVGRDLFSRVLYGSRQSVGVGLFVAFTSCLAGGLLGCMSGIIGGRFDRLVMRVMDIMLSVPSLVLIMALAAALGPSLFNAMLAITLVRVPFYVRLARGQALSIRQMGYVKAAETFGAGRWHMVSWHVARNAMPPLLVQLSLDIGSAILMASALGFIGLGAQQPTAEWGAMVSTGRNYILDQWWYSTFPGVAILITATGFNLLGDGVRDLLDPRQQGK; from the coding sequence ATGTCTGATTCCCTGGTTGCACCTGCCGTCAAACCGCTGCCGAAAATGAACCGCTGGCAGGACAAGCTCGCGTACTTGGCCCACCAGCTAAGGCGCAGCCCGCTGACCATGGCCGGGCTGCTGATCACCCTCGCGGTGCTGCTGGTGATGCTGTTCGCACCGTGGCTCGCGCCCCATGACCCCAACGCATTGAACCTGGCGCAGCGGCTGGCGGCGCCTTCGGCGCAGCATTGGTTCGGCACCGATGAAGTCGGGCGTGACCTGTTCAGCCGGGTGCTGTACGGCAGCCGGCAATCGGTGGGCGTCGGCCTGTTCGTGGCCTTCACGTCGTGCCTGGCCGGTGGCTTGCTCGGTTGCATGTCCGGGATCATTGGCGGGCGCTTCGACCGCCTGGTGATGCGTGTGATGGACATCATGCTGTCGGTGCCGTCGCTGGTGCTGATCATGGCGCTGGCCGCCGCGTTGGGCCCCAGCCTGTTCAATGCGATGCTGGCGATTACCCTGGTGCGGGTTCCGTTCTATGTGCGCCTGGCGCGTGGCCAGGCCCTGAGCATTCGGCAGATGGGCTACGTGAAAGCCGCCGAAACCTTCGGCGCTGGGCGCTGGCACATGGTGAGCTGGCACGTCGCCCGTAACGCCATGCCGCCCCTGCTGGTGCAACTGAGCCTGGATATCGGCAGCGCGATCCTGATGGCCTCCGCCTTGGGCTTCATCGGCCTGGGTGCGCAGCAACCGACCGCCGAATGGGGCGCCATGGTCTCAACCGGACGCAACTACATTCTTGACCAGTGGTGGTACTCCACCTTTCCAGGGGTCGCAATCTTGATCACCGCGACCGGGTTCAACTTATTGGGCGACGGCGTACGCGACCTGCTCGACCCACGCCAGCAGGGGAAATGA
- a CDS encoding ABC transporter permease, which translates to MAFLNTVRKRLGGLLLVVFGVSLITFSISHLIPGDPARLIAGDRATDAIVEHIRHQLGLDLPLYQQYGRYMLDLFHGDLGTSIRTSRPVLEDLQAFFPATLELAFAALTLSILVGVPLGVLSAVYHNRLIDQIARTLAVTGISTPAFWLGLGLIVVFYGHLNWLPGSGRLDEGLTPPPTFTGFYLIDSLIAGDMALFCNALKHLILPAVTLGFVNLGVIARQIRSAMLDQLGEDYIRTARAYGLSKWTVILRHALPNALIPSITVLGLTLGDLLYGAVLTETVFAWPGMGAYVVKSIQSLDFPAVMGFAILVSFIYVLLNMTIDLLYRVIDPRIGEVN; encoded by the coding sequence ATGGCCTTCCTGAATACAGTGCGAAAACGTCTCGGCGGCCTCCTTCTGGTGGTGTTCGGGGTTTCGCTGATCACCTTTTCGATTTCCCATCTTATCCCCGGCGATCCGGCGCGCCTGATCGCGGGCGACCGCGCCACGGATGCGATTGTCGAGCATATTCGGCATCAATTGGGCCTGGACCTGCCGCTGTACCAGCAATACGGGCGTTACATGCTTGACCTGTTTCATGGCGACCTGGGCACCTCGATCCGAACCAGCCGCCCGGTGCTTGAAGACTTGCAGGCGTTTTTCCCGGCCACCCTGGAGCTGGCCTTCGCCGCGCTGACATTGTCGATCCTGGTGGGCGTGCCGCTCGGTGTGTTGTCGGCGGTCTACCACAATCGCCTTATCGACCAGATCGCCAGGACCCTGGCGGTAACCGGCATCTCCACCCCCGCCTTCTGGCTGGGCCTGGGGCTGATCGTCGTCTTCTACGGTCATCTGAACTGGCTGCCCGGCAGCGGGCGACTCGATGAAGGCTTGACCCCACCGCCGACGTTTACCGGCTTCTACCTGATCGATTCACTGATTGCCGGCGACATGGCGCTGTTTTGCAACGCACTCAAACACCTGATCCTGCCCGCCGTCACCCTGGGGTTCGTCAACCTGGGGGTTATCGCGCGGCAGATCCGCTCGGCGATGCTGGATCAGCTCGGCGAAGACTACATACGCACGGCACGCGCCTACGGGTTGTCGAAGTGGACCGTGATCCTTCGCCATGCGCTGCCCAATGCACTGATTCCTTCCATCACGGTGCTGGGCTTGACCCTCGGCGACCTGCTGTATGGCGCGGTGCTGACCGAAACGGTGTTCGCCTGGCCGGGCATGGGCGCCTACGTCGTCAAGTCAATCCAATCGCTGGATTTCCCGGCCGTCATGGGCTTCGCCATCCTGGTGTCGTTCATCTACGTACTGCTCAACATGACCATCGATCTGTTGTATCGCGTGATCGACCCGCGCATTGGCGAGGTTAACTGA
- a CDS encoding ABC transporter substrate-binding protein encodes MKSIVEPRHLAMAVFFSAMGLGSFQAASAAVPQDTLMIGKPSDPQTLDPAVTIDNNDWAITYPAYQRLVTYKVENGKGSTEVQGELAASWSTSPDNLTWEFKLKPGNKFDDGSEVNAEAVKFSFDRVMKLKQGPSGAFPEDMDVSMVDPMTVRFTLKAPYAPFLSTLAHNGAAIVNPAVAKKPEGAETYLSTHTAGSGAFKLINWQKGQALTMEQNSYYAGPKPTLNKVVVKIIGEASVRRLQLEHGDLDIIEDMPEDQLQALAKKPGIVIGDYPSLRVTMLYLNTQKAPLNNPDARRAIIESVDYNGIIQGILGGKAKPLNGPIPQGMWAYDEKLPALKQDLSKAKADLARVSPKVSNLTFMYSDKDPNWEPIGLTLQAGLQSIGVNLKMEKLANASMRERLGTGDFDVAIGSWSPDFADPYMFMNFFFDSKLKGLAGNRSLYDNPAVDKLIRESATTNDMAKRVELYQQAQKIVLNDSVYAYLYQKAYTLPMSDKVKGYVFNPMLEQVFNIGTITK; translated from the coding sequence ATGAAATCAATCGTTGAACCTCGTCATCTGGCGATGGCTGTTTTCTTCAGCGCAATGGGCCTCGGCTCATTTCAGGCGGCCAGTGCGGCCGTACCCCAGGACACCTTGATGATCGGTAAACCGTCCGATCCTCAAACGCTCGACCCGGCGGTGACCATCGATAACAACGACTGGGCCATTACCTACCCGGCTTATCAGCGCCTGGTGACGTACAAGGTCGAAAACGGCAAAGGCAGCACCGAAGTGCAAGGCGAACTTGCCGCCAGTTGGTCGACCTCACCGGACAACCTCACCTGGGAATTCAAGCTCAAGCCCGGCAACAAGTTCGATGACGGCTCCGAGGTGAATGCCGAGGCGGTCAAGTTTTCCTTTGATCGCGTGATGAAACTCAAACAAGGGCCTTCGGGAGCGTTCCCTGAAGATATGGACGTCAGCATGGTCGACCCAATGACGGTGCGCTTTACCCTCAAAGCGCCCTATGCACCGTTTCTGTCGACGCTGGCGCACAACGGCGCCGCTATCGTGAACCCCGCCGTGGCCAAGAAGCCTGAAGGTGCCGAGACCTATCTGTCGACGCATACCGCCGGCTCCGGGGCGTTCAAACTGATCAACTGGCAGAAAGGCCAGGCCCTGACCATGGAACAGAACAGCTACTACGCCGGCCCCAAGCCGACCCTGAACAAGGTCGTCGTCAAGATCATCGGCGAGGCCTCGGTACGCCGCCTGCAACTGGAACATGGCGACCTGGACATCATCGAAGACATGCCGGAGGACCAGCTCCAGGCCCTGGCGAAAAAACCCGGGATTGTGATCGGTGATTACCCCTCGCTGCGGGTGACGATGCTCTACCTGAACACGCAGAAAGCGCCGCTGAACAACCCGGATGCCCGCCGCGCAATCATTGAGTCGGTCGACTACAACGGGATTATCCAAGGCATCCTGGGCGGCAAGGCAAAACCATTGAACGGCCCGATTCCACAGGGCATGTGGGCGTATGACGAAAAGCTGCCGGCGCTCAAGCAGGACCTGAGCAAAGCCAAGGCGGACCTGGCCAGGGTCTCGCCAAAAGTCAGTAACCTGACCTTCATGTATTCCGACAAAGACCCGAACTGGGAACCCATCGGCTTGACCTTGCAAGCCGGCCTGCAATCGATCGGCGTCAACCTGAAGATGGAAAAACTGGCCAACGCCAGCATGCGTGAACGCTTGGGCACGGGGGATTTCGACGTCGCCATCGGCTCATGGAGCCCGGATTTTGCCGACCCCTACATGTTCATGAATTTCTTTTTCGACTCCAAGCTCAAGGGGCTGGCGGGCAACCGTTCCCTGTACGACAACCCGGCGGTCGACAAACTGATTCGTGAATCGGCCACCACCAACGACATGGCCAAGCGTGTCGAGCTGTATCAGCAGGCGCAGAAGATCGTGCTCAATGACAGCGTCTACGCCTATCTCTACCAAAAGGCCTACACCTTGCCGATGAGCGACAAGGTCAAGGGGTATGTGTTCAACCCGATGCTTGAGCAAGTCTTCAACATCGGCACGATCACCAAGTAA
- the ddpX gene encoding D-alanyl-D-alanine dipeptidase, whose amino-acid sequence MNNNPLIEVDAQALKIEVDLVYARADNLAGKQIYQDPRCLLHPDAHACLRKACQLAHQAGLSLRILDAYRPPYAQYLLWAALPNAEYVRDPALGSHHSRGVAVDLTLIDANGKALDMGTGFDDMREKSHQFYVDLPPQVQQNRLILLGIMLASGFTYIDSEWWHYELPDAQQYPLIDDPSVAPAP is encoded by the coding sequence GTGAATAACAACCCCCTCATCGAAGTGGATGCCCAGGCGTTGAAAATCGAGGTCGACCTGGTGTACGCCAGGGCCGATAACCTGGCCGGCAAACAGATCTATCAGGACCCGCGCTGCCTGTTACACCCCGACGCTCACGCCTGCCTGCGCAAGGCCTGCCAACTGGCCCACCAGGCGGGTTTGAGCCTGCGCATTCTCGACGCCTACCGGCCGCCGTACGCTCAATACCTGTTGTGGGCCGCGCTGCCCAATGCCGAATACGTTCGCGACCCCGCCCTGGGCTCGCATCACAGTCGCGGCGTGGCCGTCGATCTCACGCTGATCGATGCCAATGGCAAGGCATTGGATATGGGCACCGGGTTTGACGACATGCGCGAAAAGTCGCACCAGTTCTATGTTGATCTTCCTCCCCAGGTGCAACAGAACCGCTTGATCCTGCTAGGGATCATGCTCGCGTCCGGATTCACCTACATAGACAGCGAGTGGTGGCATTACGAATTACCTGATGCACAGCAGTACCCACTGATTGACGACCCGTCAGTCGCGCCCGCCCCTTGA